The DNA window TTGCGATCTGCTTGAGTAACCTTAATTGCTTCTAAGGTCATACGATTTTCTCGCAATGCCACTTCCATATCCTGAAACGCTTTTTTCACGCCAACATTTTCAGGCAATAAATACTCACGTAAAGAACGCGTAATCGCCGATGAAATACCACCATATAAAGAGGCTTCAATTAATTTATAGAATTTACTTCTCTCAGCAGCAGAACGTAATCGTTTTGGAATGATCCCTAGATCAAACATAAAACTATGATAATCACCAATTGAATGATATTGCTTAAAGCTTACACCTTCTACGCTACCTAATTTTTCTTTCAAGCTATTTAGGTCTATCACTTTGGCTTGTGTATCACTGACTTTTTCAGTCAATACCTCCGTTGGAGTCATTTGTACGGGTAGTCCTTGAATAGAAAACGCTTTAATATCTACTTTGCGATCTCGTCCCGCAATCTGCTGTAAGCGTACCCCAACTAATACACGTTGAGACCTAGAATTTACCGCCTCTAGCACTGCATAACATACCCCGGGGCGTAACTTACCATATAACCCTTTATCCCTTGAACCACCCGATGCACCCGCTTCTGTGGTATTACGAAAATGTAATAAAGTTAAATCGGGAATTAACGCAGTAACAAATGCTGCCATCGTAGTTGATTTTCCTGCACCATTTCCGCCTGATAGAGTTGTAACTAATTCATCAAGATCAAAAGTACGAGCAAAAAAACCATTCCAATTCATTAACGTCAGGGATCTAAATTTTCCACGTTCTACCATTGGTATAGTTTGAGAAGGAGAAGTTGTTGTAGTGGTATCCATCACTGTTGCTTGTTGTTCCATTATTCTGCTACTCCACTAAAATTCGTTGTTTGTTCGTCCTCACCATTTTCAATTTCCGCTTGGTCTTGATTTTTGGCTTGTTTTTCTAAAGACAATGCTTCTGGATTTGTAGCCTCACCATCACGAATTAAGCGTAACTGTGCCTCTCGTGGATCATCACCAAGACGAACATCAGCCCCAAAACGAAATACCGCCTCAGTAATGGTAAACTTACCACTATGCTGTTCACCGATATGATGCACCATTCCTAACCGCCGTAAACGCCCTATTGCTGCTCGAACTTTTTCTGCTAATTTTTGTTTATCTAAATCCGAACCACTAGAGCGTTGATTGACCACTTTCAATAATTTATTTTCATCTGCTAAATTCAATAACTCATCATACACCTCTTGCACACTAAAAATCCCTTGTTGTGCTAAACGTTCGGGGCTGAGATAGAGGTAACATAATACTTTGCCAACTAGCATTTCTAATTCAGATAATGCTGACCGTGCAATTAAGGTTGTTGCTTTAGGGCGTAAATAAAAGAAACCTTCTGGTGCAAGGATCAATTCAACATTATAACGCCGATAGAAAAGTTCCAAATCAGACTGAAAGTCCATTAAGAAAGCGTGAGCATCAAGACTATCAATACTTATATGTCGTCCTGACCGTAATAAACTGTCAACTTGAGGAAAAAGAGGATTTGCAATCGCCTGTATTAATTTACTCGGCATTACATCGGTATCAGTTAATGGATTTTTCTCTAACATAATTTTTATCTATTTAGTCAATAATATAAGAATAATTTGCTCGATTTTATCTACTTCAATAGAAACTCAAAATAGCATTATTTATATTCATCAATTGGGTGTGCCTGTACGGCTGCTCCTTGAGCATTAATTGCCTGCCATTGTGGATTAATGCCACTAAAATCTTGGCTAGCAATTCCTAAACGTACCGCTTGATCAACAATAATCCGTGCAACATTAAAATGATATGAAAGTGGATAACGCTCTAATTGCTGGCTAAGCAGTTGGCTTAAATCGATCGGTTCAGAACGTTCACGATATCCGACTAATAAGGTCTGCATCTGTTCGACAATTTGATCCTGTACATTTTGCAAGGATTCATACTCTAATGCTGCTGGTAATTCACCAATTGCACTTTCCTCGTGTAAAATAACCTCTTCTTCTCGTAGATCGATCAATCGTTCGGCTTGTGCACTCCATAAATACCAAGGTAAATCAAAATAATCTGCAATAGAACGGCGTAAGCGTTGTGAAAAAACACGATTTTTATCTAAATCAATCGCTGTACGAATAAATTTATGTACATGCCGATCATAACCAATCCATAGATCAATAGCTTGTTGTCCCCAACTAATAATTCGATCTAGTTTTGCCTGTAAATCAATAATCAACTGTTCAACAAAATAAAGCTTTTCTTCACCAATTATGCAATCTTGAATACGTAACAATCCCGCCTGTAACTTATCACCAGCAGCATTTAAGGTATCTTGTAACTCACGTAAATTGCCAGAAGTTTGATCTAACAACTGTTCACAACTTGAAATAGCAGCTTGCCAATCTTTCGTTAAAAGCTCGGCGATTGCCGCTTTCGTTGTTTGTTGATTTTCATCCATAATTCTTTGTGAAAGGTCGATACTATCGAAAATCTCTGCCACAGAATATTTCAGTGGTGCAAAAACCTTACGCCGCCAATAATGTTCATCACCACCAACTTCTGCCGCTTCTGCCGCTTGTTGAATACCATCAGCAACGATAGATAATTGAATAGATAAGCGTAAAGCGGAAAACTCACGTTGACGAATGTAAAAGTCCGAAATACCAACCCCTAAAGGGGTTAAACGATAGATAGCTAAACCTTCTGTAAATTCACTACTGAAACGATTCAAAAAATTTTGTTTTACCAGTTCATTAATTGCATTGTTCGCCCGAGAAATTAGCGTTTCTTCTGCCTGCCCAAATACGACTGAAACGTGGCGAAACATATCAATTAAGTCACTTTCTAGCATTTCACCATCTGAACGTTCGTTATTATAAATGGCAATTGCCAATAAAAATGTTAACCTTTCGGTGGTTAAATTTAACGAAAATTCTCGTTCTTTTGCCCAACTGACTAATTCTGGGATCGTCTGGTTTAATTCCTTCATCGGTTTATCTTGCTCACTTTTATCTTTACTCAGACTGACTTATTAAATGTTAAGGTATGATTAATTATGAATCAGGGTAAATTTGATTAAGCAAATCACTTATCCCAAACTTAATCGACTTTATACCTAATTAATTTAGAAAAATTGCGACATTTTACCTGATTTTTGGCTGAAATATCAGTAGATATATTTAGGATATCCAAAATTTTTTGATTTTTTACCACTGATATGTAAATAAAAGTTGATTATTTGATCGAATTTTTTTGTATAAATTATTTGTCTAAATACCTCTAAAAGGGGAGGAGTGAAAAATTTTATCTTTTTACATAATATCAAAGTAAAATATTACCATTCCGCAAAATAATCCGTATAATTCTCAATTTCAGTTAAAATATAACAACAAATTAGTAAAGACTTAATCGGTAAATATAGAGGCGGAAATGAAGAATATTCAGCAATCCTATGATGAAATTCCATACAAATCTTATGCTCATGCAAATAGTTCTATTTATAAACTAGAAGGTATTGCTACTTTTCTAGGATTAGCTCCCGTTCCTGTTAATCAAGCAAGAATATTAGAAATCGGCTGTAGCTCAGGTGGAAATTTAGTTACCGCAGCAATTGAAAATCCAAATTCGACCTTTGTTGGGATAGATTTATCGAATATACAGATTCATTTTGGTCAACAAGCAATTAAACAATTAGAGTTAAAAAATCTTTCATTATACCAAATGGATGTCCTTGAATTAGCTAATAAATTTAGACATAATTCTACCCCCCCCACGAGGTTTTTCAGCAAAAATTTGATTATATTATCACCCACGGTGTATATAGTTGGGTGCCAGATGAAGTTAAAGATGCGATTATTTATCTTTCTTCTCAATTACTGTCAGAAGAAGGATTAGCTTATATTTCATATAATGTCTATCCCGGTTGGAAGAGTAGAGAAATCGTGCGTGATTTAATGCTTATTTCATCTAAAAATGAAACTAACCCAATACAAAAAATAATCACTTCTAAAGCTGCACTAACTAATTATATTGAAACGATTAAAGATATTGATGATCAAAGCGTACCATCACTGTGCAAAAATGCTCAAGAAGTGTTAGATAATCCAAATGACTCTTATGTATTTCACGAATATTTAGAAGATTATAATAATCCTTGTTATTTTGAACAATTTATACAACGAGTAAGAAAGTATAATCTGGATTATTTAATTGATGCTTCCATTCTACCAAGCTACAACATCAGAACACAAATTGTAGAAGGAGAAGATCGGATTGCACGTGAACAAATCAATGATTTTCTATTTAACCGCACATTCAGAGCAAGTATTTTAACTCCGAAAGCTAATGCCATTAAGGCTAAAGATAGTTTAAATTTAGTTTTTGCAAAAACTAATTTAGATAAATTAGAGTTTTTTGGGCAATTTACTTTTGAGGATAATAAGATTAAAGATATTACAGGAAGTGCTCAATATCCAGAAAGTTTTACCACTATCACCAAAGAATTGACAGAAAATTATCCAAACACCATTACCACTCAATATTTAATCGATAAATATCCAGAATTAAAAGACATAGTCCACGACCAATTACTTAAATTAATCGCTTATGCAAGTGTTAATTTTACAACTCATAAACTAGAAAAAATTAAGTATGAAGTAGGAAAAAGTCGTTTAAAAAACGGTTACATTCAATACTTTAATTATTTTGCAAATGAAGAAGCCCCAAACTTAATGCCAGCAAATATACTAAATGGTACGCTGAAATTAACGCCTAGCCATGCACGATTCGCTGTAATGTTTGATGGCAATAATAGTGTTGATGAAATTATTGCTGCAGTAAAAGCTTATATGCAGGAATATGACCTTCACTTTACTCAAACACAAGCTGATGGAACAGAGCAAAAAATTCTAGATACTGACGAAATTGAAAAAACTTGTTATACCTTTATTAATGAAATTAAAGCAACATTAGAACTAAACTACTTCTTTGAATATATTAATCACTAAAGCATTTAAATTGTTAATTAATTGTTAACAACATATTAACAATAATTTATGAAAAGCGTGTTTTATAAATAAACACGCTTTTTATTTTAAATTTTTATTACAAAAAATAAAAAACAAGCATTACTTTTAATCAAAATATCTATTTATTACTCAATTAAGAAAATGTAATCACTTATAGGTATATAATGTTTAATTTATTATCTATATAATGTATTAAAGTAATTTTTTTATTATTTTAGTAAACTTATTTATGAATCAAGTGCAACAATCCTATGATAGAACACCATATCTCTCTATGGCATATACAGAAAGTTCTATTTATAAATTAGAAGCAATCGCCACATTTTTAGGTTTAAAACCAGCCTCTATTGAACAGGCAAGAATATTAGAAATAGGCTGTGCATTTGGTGGTAATTTAATCCCTATGGCATTAGCCAATCCCGATTCTGAATTTATTGGTATAGATATTTCCGCCACTCAAATTAATCATGGAAAAAAGATTATTCAAGAACTGGGGATAAAGAATATAAAACTGATTCAACAAGATATTTTAAATTTAGCCGGTAGTTTCAGAAATGCAACTACCCCCCCCCCCAACTGTCTATTTTTCAAACAAAATTTGATTATATAATTACACACGGTGTTTATAGTTGGGTACCAGACGATGTAAAAAATGCGATTCTCTTTTTATCTGCAAAACTATTAAAACCAACTGGTTTAGCATATATTTCTTACAATACTTATCCGGGATGGAAACAACAGGATATTATAAGAGACTTAATGAATTATGCCAGTAGAGATACTACCAATGATTCAAGAAAATTATCCTTAGCAAAAAAAGTATTAAAAACTTATGCAAAGAGTATGCTGCAATCAGACGATGCTTATCGTCAAAAATCCTTCCACCCACTGTTAAATGAAACAATAGAATCAGTATTAAATAATAATAACGACTCTTATATTCTGCACGAATATTTAGAAGAATATAATGACCCTTGTTATTTTACTGATTTTGTCACTCAAGCTAGAAAATACGGTTTGGAATATTTAATTGATGCATTAATGATTCCAACTTATGTTACCTTTACAAATGATTTTGGCCATTTAGATAGAATAGAAAAAGAGCAATACGGTGATTTTTTATGTAACCGTAATTTCCGTGCAAGTATATTAACTCATCCAAGTAATATTCCTACAACGAATCAAAGTCTAAATTTACATTTTGCGCATACTGACTTAGATAAACTAGAATTTTTTGGTAGTTTTATTATTAAAGATGACCATATTACAAATGCAGCTGGAACATCTAAACATCCAAAATCATACGCAACTTTAGCTCAAGAATTAACCGCACATTACCCAAATACAATTACACTAAAATATTTAATTGATAAATATCCAGAAAAGAAAAAAGAATTCTATCAACAAATAGCCTGTTTAATAAGTTATTCGGTCATAGGTTTTCTTAAACACAAATTAGAAACCTTTGATTATGAAAAAGGTAATGTCAGATTAAAACCTAGATATATTAAATATTTCGATTATTTTGCTCGCAATGAGAATCCTTTTATCTGTCTTTCTAATCTGTTAAACAATAATGTCAAATTAAATGCTAGCCAAGCAAAGTTTGCACTGATGTTTGATGGTATAAATAGCAAACAAGATATTATTAACGCTGCTAAAAAATTTATGCTTGATACTAAGCAATACTTTATTATCACTCGCCAAGATGGTTCAAAATATACTATTACAGATCCAGTTGAAATGGATAAAACCTGTAATATTTTTATCACTGAAATAATGGATACGTTGAAAAATCATTATTTCTTTGAAAAATTTTAAGCTGTTAAATAGGTTATGTAACTTAAATTAACTAGAAAGCCCGAAAACCAAGCAAAATCTCGTTTTCAAACAATAGGCTTTCTAGTTGTTTTGTCTCCCTCCAAGAACAAAAATTTATTTTCTTTTGCTATGGTATTTTCCCCTACTCTGTTCTACAATGCGGATACTTTAAAGTTGCTACTTTCTAGTCATAATCTAAATTAAAATATCTGCATAAATTCCTATGCAAAATCAGCAAAGAGTAAATATTTTTAGGTTGAAACACAACCTGTAAGTGGTATTTTTAAATGGTGCTACAATCCTATAAATCTCAATTAATTCAATTAACTAGACTGGCTTTCCCTATCTTAATTGCTCAACTTGCTCAAAATTCAATGGGATTAGTTGACACCATTATGGCAGGGCAGGTAAGTACTGATGATATGGCGGCAATTTCCATCAGTGCTTCAATTTGGCTACCTTTAATCTTATTTGGACAAGGATTATTACTCGCTTTACCACCAACAATTTCGTATCTCAATGGTTCGGGTAAACGGCATTTAATTGCCCACCAAATCCATCAAGGTATGTGGATTGCTTTTTTTATTAGCATTCCAGTTATGCTTATCTCTTATTATAGTGAAGTCATTATTAATACGATGAAAATGGATCAACATCTTGCTGATATCAGTATTAATTACCTAAAAGCAATGGCATTTGGTGCTTTTCCCTATCTATTAATGATTACATTTCGTGGCTTGAATGATGGTATTGCAAAAACAATGCCAGCAATGATTATTGCGTTCATTATGTTGTTACTCAATATTCCGTTAAACTATATTTTCATTTACGGAAAATTCGGTTTACCTGCTTATGGTGCGGTGGGTTGTGGCATTTCAACTACAATATTAAGCTGGGTTGGCTTATTTTTAATCCTTATTTACTGCTATAAAACTCCATCACAAAAAGATTTAAATGTTTTCCATCATTTTTTTGAACTACCGCATAAAAAAACATTAAAAAAATTACTTCGCCTTGGAATACCAATCGCTTTAGCGATTTGTAGTGAAATATTCTTATTCCGAATTATTTCAATCCTTATTGCTCGATATGGTGCAAATGAAATTGCAAGCCATCAAATTGGCTTAAATACCAGCTCTTTTATCTATATGTTGCCCGTCTCAATCGCTATGGCAACAACCATTTTAGTCGGGCAAAGTTTAGGGCAACATAAACCTGAACAAGCCAAACAATTTACCAATACAGCGTTGGTATTAGGTTTATCGGTTACGGTCATTACGGCAATTCTTGTTTTTTCATTCCGCTATCAAATTGCGGAAATTTTTGTCAAAGATCCTGTTGTTATCAAAATGGCAGCTGTTCTCCTGATCTTTGAAGTTATTTATCAATTTCCTGATGCCGTTCAAGCCATCACTGGTGGTGCATTAAGAGGATATAAAGATATTAAACCAATCCTTTGGGTTACCCTTTTCAGCTATTGTCTTGTCGGCTTACCAGTGGGCTATATATTAGGTATGACAAATTTAATTGTCCCAAATATGATGG is part of the Mergibacter septicus genome and encodes:
- the mukE gene encoding chromosome partition protein MukE, producing the protein MLEKNPLTDTDVMPSKLIQAIANPLFPQVDSLLRSGRHISIDSLDAHAFLMDFQSDLELFYRRYNVELILAPEGFFYLRPKATTLIARSALSELEMLVGKVLCYLYLSPERLAQQGIFSVQEVYDELLNLADENKLLKVVNQRSSGSDLDKQKLAEKVRAAIGRLRRLGMVHHIGEQHSGKFTITEAVFRFGADVRLGDDPREAQLRLIRDGEATNPEALSLEKQAKNQDQAEIENGEDEQTTNFSGVAE
- a CDS encoding methyltransferase regulatory domain-containing protein — its product is MNYASRDTTNDSRKLSLAKKVLKTYAKSMLQSDDAYRQKSFHPLLNETIESVLNNNNDSYILHEYLEEYNDPCYFTDFVTQARKYGLEYLIDALMIPTYVTFTNDFGHLDRIEKEQYGDFLCNRNFRASILTHPSNIPTTNQSLNLHFAHTDLDKLEFFGSFIIKDDHITNAAGTSKHPKSYATLAQELTAHYPNTITLKYLIDKYPEKKKEFYQQIACLISYSVIGFLKHKLETFDYEKGNVRLKPRYIKYFDYFARNENPFICLSNLLNNNVKLNASQAKFALMFDGINSKQDIINAAKKFMLDTKQYFIITRQDGSKYTITDPVEMDKTCNIFITEIMDTLKNHYFFEKF
- a CDS encoding methyltransferase regulatory domain-containing protein, whose amino-acid sequence is MPDEVKDAIIYLSSQLLSEEGLAYISYNVYPGWKSREIVRDLMLISSKNETNPIQKIITSKAALTNYIETIKDIDDQSVPSLCKNAQEVLDNPNDSYVFHEYLEDYNNPCYFEQFIQRVRKYNLDYLIDASILPSYNIRTQIVEGEDRIAREQINDFLFNRTFRASILTPKANAIKAKDSLNLVFAKTNLDKLEFFGQFTFEDNKIKDITGSAQYPESFTTITKELTENYPNTITTQYLIDKYPELKDIVHDQLLKLIAYASVNFTTHKLEKIKYEVGKSRLKNGYIQYFNYFANEEAPNLMPANILNGTLKLTPSHARFAVMFDGNNSVDEIIAAVKAYMQEYDLHFTQTQADGTEQKILDTDEIEKTCYTFINEIKATLELNYFFEYINH
- a CDS encoding SAM-dependent methyltransferase yields the protein MNQVQQSYDRTPYLSMAYTESSIYKLEAIATFLGLKPASIEQARILEIGCAFGGNLIPMALANPDSEFIGIDISATQINHGKKIIQELGIKNIKLIQQDILNLAGSFRNATTPPPNCLFFKQNLII
- the mukF gene encoding chromosome partition protein MukF; translated protein: MKELNQTIPELVSWAKEREFSLNLTTERLTFLLAIAIYNNERSDGEMLESDLIDMFRHVSVVFGQAEETLISRANNAINELVKQNFLNRFSSEFTEGLAIYRLTPLGVGISDFYIRQREFSALRLSIQLSIVADGIQQAAEAAEVGGDEHYWRRKVFAPLKYSVAEIFDSIDLSQRIMDENQQTTKAAIAELLTKDWQAAISSCEQLLDQTSGNLRELQDTLNAAGDKLQAGLLRIQDCIIGEEKLYFVEQLIIDLQAKLDRIISWGQQAIDLWIGYDRHVHKFIRTAIDLDKNRVFSQRLRRSIADYFDLPWYLWSAQAERLIDLREEEVILHEESAIGELPAALEYESLQNVQDQIVEQMQTLLVGYRERSEPIDLSQLLSQQLERYPLSYHFNVARIIVDQAVRLGIASQDFSGINPQWQAINAQGAAVQAHPIDEYK
- a CDS encoding MATE family efflux transporter gives rise to the protein MVLQSYKSQLIQLTRLAFPILIAQLAQNSMGLVDTIMAGQVSTDDMAAISISASIWLPLILFGQGLLLALPPTISYLNGSGKRHLIAHQIHQGMWIAFFISIPVMLISYYSEVIINTMKMDQHLADISINYLKAMAFGAFPYLLMITFRGLNDGIAKTMPAMIIAFIMLLLNIPLNYIFIYGKFGLPAYGAVGCGISTTILSWVGLFLILIYCYKTPSQKDLNVFHHFFELPHKKTLKKLLRLGIPIALAICSEIFLFRIISILIARYGANEIASHQIGLNTSSFIYMLPVSIAMATTILVGQSLGQHKPEQAKQFTNTALVLGLSVTVITAILVFSFRYQIAEIFVKDPVVIKMAAVLLIFEVIYQFPDAVQAITGGALRGYKDIKPILWVTLFSYCLVGLPVGYILGMTNLIVPNMMAKGFWIGFVLSLSLVAIMLYFRLKKIQAIPAEKLLADLDKIR
- a CDS encoding class I SAM-dependent methyltransferase; protein product: MKNIQQSYDEIPYKSYAHANSSIYKLEGIATFLGLAPVPVNQARILEIGCSSGGNLVTAAIENPNSTFVGIDLSNIQIHFGQQAIKQLELKNLSLYQMDVLELANKFRHNSTPPTRFFSKNLIILSPTVYIVGCQMKLKMRLFIFLLNYCQKKD